The Mycobacteriales bacterium genome segment TCGGCGGCGACCGGGGCTCGCTGCGGCTGCACCCGGCCGACGAGGAGCTCATCCGGGCGACCGCGGCGGCCAACCCGCGCACGGTCGTCGTCATCATGGCCGGCGCCGCGGTGGTGACCTCGCCGTGGGAGTCGGCGGTGCCGGCGATCCTGCTGGCCTGGTATCCCGGCATGGAGGGCGGCGCGGCGCTGGCCGACGTGCTGCTCGGGGACCGCTCCCCCGGCGGCCGGCTGCCGTTCGCGGTGCCGGTGGACGAGGCCGACCTGGTGCCGTTCGACCCGGAGGCGACCGCGGTCACGTACGACCGGTGGCACGGGCAGCGGAAGCTGGACCGCGACAAGGTGGCGGCGGCGTACCCGCTCGGGTTCGGGCTGTCGTACACGACGTTCCGGCTCTCCGACGCGGTTCTGTCGGTGGGCACCGCGGGGATCGAGGTCCGCGCGGTGATCGAGAACACCGGCACCCGTCCGGGCGGGCAGGTCGTCCAGGTCTACGCGCGGACGCCCGAGGGCGACCGGTTCCTGGCCGGCTTCACCCGCGCCGACCTCGCCCCGGGCGAGCGCGTCCCCGTCCGCGTCGAGATCCCGCTCCGCGTCCTCGCCACCCGCCGCGACGGCGCCTGGACCCCACCCACCGGCCACTACGACCTCGACGTCGCCACCCACGCGGCCGACCCAGCCGCCCTCCCCCTCCCCCTGGACCTCCCGTAACTCAGCCCTGGCTCGACCATCTCGTCCGGGCCGGCTTTCCGGGCGCGGCCCCGCTCGGGGCCGGGATGGAGGGGGCGGTCTACCGGCTCGGGGACGGGACGGTGGCCAAGGTGTGGCGGCGGCGGACGCCGGCCGAACTGCTGCTCTGGCAGGCGTACTACACCGACGTGGCCGCGGCCGGCCTGCCGTTCGCGACCCCGGAGATCCTGCGGGTGGACGAGGTCGACGGGACCGCGGTGACGATCGAGCGCGAGCTGCCGGGGCGCCCGCTGGACGAGTGGACGGCTTGGCCGGGCGGTCCCGACGCGGGCGCCGGGTCGGAGGACTCGGCCCGGGACCGGGACCGGCCCGACGCGGACGACGGCGTGCTCGGGATCCTGCGGGCGCTCGCGGGCGTGCCCGGGACGGCGGCGATGCGGGCGTTGCCGGTGCTGGACGAGGACCGGCCGTTCCGGCGGGACGGCGAGGACTTCCCGGCGGCGCTGGCCGGACTGCTGGCCCGCCGGACGGCCCGGTCCGGCGCGCTGCTGCGGGCGCACGTCCCCGACTTCGACCGCCGGTACGCCGCCGTCGCCGACCGCCTGGCCGCGCTCGACCCCGGCCCGGACACGCTCGTGCACGGCGACCTGGTCGCGCCGAACATCCATGTCGACGACACCGGCCGGCCGGTCGCGGTGCTCGACTTCGGCTTCCTCAGCACGGCCGGGGACCCGCGATTCGAGGCCGGGGTCACCGCCGCGATCCTCGACATGTACGGCCCGGACGCCGCCGCGGCCACCGAGACCCGCACCGACCGGTACGCCGCCCGGCTCGGCCACCCGGCGGAGGTCCTGCGGCTCTACCGGGCCGCGTACGGGATCGCCACCGCCGACGTGTTCAGCGCCGACGGCAGCGACGGCCACTTCGCCTGGTGCGTAAGGCGTCTCACGTGCCCCGAGGTCACCGCGGCGCTGGGTCTGTGACGCGGCCGGCCTGCCAGTCCTCCTGGTTGCCGACCTCGTCGACGTCGACGCCGAGCGCGCGCAGCTGCGGCTTCTCCCGCAGGCTGCGCTTGAGCTCGGCGAAACCCGCGAACCCGGCCAGCCCGACGACGTGGTCCCACAACCGCAGCGCGTCCTCGTCCGAGGGCAGCCGGCTGATCACCGGCCCGAAGAACGCCACCCCGTGCGGCGGCTCGACGTGGATGATCGGCGTCCCGACGTCCCGCCCGGTCAGCCCGAGCGCCTCCTCGCCCTCGGCCCGGATGACCGGGTCGAGCGAGGGGTCCTCCAGCGCGTCCGCCAGCGTGGCCGGCAGCCCCGCCGAATCCAGGATCGGCGCGACGAACTCCCGGGTCCCGCGGCGGGCCCGGGTGGGCATGTCGTCGGCCGAGCCGGCGGCGTCGAAGATCGCCGCCCCGAACGCCGCGTACAGGTCGCCGACGGCCGGACGGCCGAGCGTCTCCCGGGTCCGCGCGGCCACCCGCAGCAGCCGCAGCCCCGCGGTGTGCCCGCCCTCGTAGCCGGCCGGGAAGTGGGTGGCGTAGTCGAGATGCTCGTTGATCATCCGCAGCGAGATGAACCGCCAGTCGACGGTGTAGTCCCGCTGCGCCACGACCCGGCGGACCCACTTGCTGGTCATCCACGCGAACGGGCAGGTCGGGTCGAAGTAGAAGTGGAGGTCGGCGCTCATGCCACGTTCGCCGTGAGGAACGCGACCGCACGTTGCCAGGCCAGGTCCGCGCTGTCCTTGTCGTACGTGCCGAGCTTGTCCTTGTCGTTGAGGAACGCGTGCCCGGCCGGGTAGTAGAAGAACTCCACCGGCGCCTGCGACTCGGCCCGGATCGTGGCCTCCTGCTGCCGGGCCTGCTCGACCGGGTAGAACGCGTCGTCCTCGCCGTAGTGGCCCTGGACCGGCGCGGTGATCGCCGAGTACTGCGGGGGCTCGCCGCCGGAGACGCCGTAGAACGGGACGGCGGCGGCGATCCGGTCGCCCTGCTGCGCGGCCATCTGCAGGACGAACCCGCCGCCCATGCAGAAGCCGATGATGCCGACCTTGGCCGAGGTCACCGCGTCGGAGGCGAGCAGGTGGTCGACGGCGCCACCGAGGTCGCGGGCGGCCCGGTCGGCCGGCAGCTCGGACATGAACTTGCCGGCGTCGTCGGCGTCGTGCGCGACCCGCCCGCCGTAGAGGTCCGGGACGAGGGTGACGAGGCCCTCCGCGGCCAGCCGGTCGGCCACCTCGGCCATGTGGTCGTCCAGACCCCACCACTCCTGGATGAGGACGACACCGGGGCCGGACCCGGCGGCCGGCGTGGCGAGATAGCCGTGCGCCTGGTTGCCGTTGCTGGCGAAGGTGACGTTCTGGCGGGGGTTCTCTTCGGACATCAGCGACGCTCTCCTCGGGACTCGATACGCATTCCACTCCCTGTACGGGACGGGCCCGGCCCGCGTTCACCGTCGTCCCGGCCCCGCAGCAGAATCGGACGCATGACTCAGGCGCTGTTGCTCATGGATCTGCAGAACGCGGTCGTCGACCGGTTCGAGGCGACCGACGCGTACCTGGACCGGGTCGTCGCGACCCAGGAACGGGCCGAGCAGGCCGCGGTGCCGGTCATCCTGGTCCGGGTCGCGTTCGGGCCCGGCTACCCCGAGGTCTCGCCGCGCAACAAGATCTTCGCCGGACTCCGGGACCGGCCCGGCATGACCACCGACCATCCCGGGTCCGAGCCGCACGAGCGGCTGCTGCGGGGCAAGGGCGAGATCGTGGTGACCAAGAAGCGGGTCAGCGCGTTCGCCGGCAGCGACCTGGAGCTGATCCTGCGCGCGCACGACGTGACCAGCCTGGTGCTGGGCGGGATCGCGACCAGCGGCGTGGTGCTCTCGACCGTCCGGGAGGCGGCCGACCGCGACTACGAGCTGACCGTGCTGGAGGACCTCTGCCTCGACGGCGACGACGAGGTTCACCGCGTGCTGGTGGGCAAGGTCTTCCCCCGCCAGGCGACGGTCGGGACCAGCGCGGACTGGCGCCCCTAGTGTGAGTCGCGGGCGACCGCGTCCCCGCTCGACCCGATCAGGAAGTCGAGGTCGGCCCCGGTGTCGGCGCCCTGGACGGTGTCGACGTAGAGCCGCTCCCAGCCGCGCCGGGGCGTGGCCAGCGCGGCCTGCAGCGCCGCGGACGGCTCCCGGGCCTCCAGCTCGCCGGCCGGGAGGTCGACCTCCAGCCGCCGCGCGGCCACGTCCAGCACGATCGGGTCGCCGGTCCGGACCCGGTCCAGCGGGCCGCCGGCGGCGGCCTCCGGCGCGACGTGCAGCACCACCGTGCCGTACGCGGTCCCGCTCATCCGGCCGTCGCAGACCCGCACCATGTCCCGGACGCCCGCCCGCAGCAGCTTCGACGGCAGCGGCAGGTTGGCCACCTCGGGCATCCCCGGGTAGCCGCGCGGACCGCAGCCGCGCAGCACCAGCACCGAGTCGGCGTCCACGTCGAGGTCCGGGTCGTCCAGGCGGGCGTGCACGTCCTCGACCGAGTCGAAGACGACGGCCCGGCCGCGGTGCCGGAGCAGGTGCGGCGAGGCCGCCGCCGGCTTGATGATCGCGCCGGCCGGGGCCAGGTTGCCGCGCAGCACGGCGATCCCGGCGTCCGGCTGCAGCGGCTCGGCCCGGGTCCGGATCACCTCCGGGTCCCAGATCTCGCCCGGGCCGAGCTCGTCCACCAGCGGCCGCCCGGTCACGGTCAGCGCCTCCGGGTCGAGCAGGTCCCGGACCTGCCGGAGCACGGCATGCAGCCCGCCGGCCCGGTGGAAGTCCTCCATCAGGTGCCGCCCGGCCGGCTGCAGGTCGGTCAGCAGCGGCACGCCCGAGCCGATCCGGTCGAAGTCGTCCAGCGACAGCGGTACGCCGAGCCGGCCGGCGATCGCCAGCAGGTGCACGACCGCGTTGGTCGAGCCGCCCAGCGCGGCCAGCGCGACGATCGCGTTCCGGAACGAGCCGGCGGTCAGCACCCGGCTCGGGCGCCGCTCGGCCTCGACCATCTCGACCGCGAGCCGGCCGGTCTCGTGCGCGGCCGCGAGCAGCCGGCTGTCCGGGGCCGGCAGACCGGCCGTCCCGGGCAGGGTCGCGCCCAGTGCCTCGGCCAGCAGTCCCATCGTGGACGCGGTGCCCATCGTGTTGCAGTGCCCGCGGCTGCGGATCATCGAGGACTCGGAGTCCAGGAACGCCGCTGCGGACAGGGTCCCGGCCCGGACCTCCTCCGACAGCCGCCAGACGTCGGTCCCGCAGCCCAGCGGCACGCCCCGGAACGTCCCGGTCAGCATCGGCCCGCCCGGCACGACCACGGCCGGCAGGTCGACCGAGGCCGCGGCCATGAGCAGCGACGGGATCGTCTTGTCGCAGCCGCCGAGCAGGACCACGCCGTCGATCGGGTTGGCCCGCAGCATCTCCTCGGTGGCCATCGCGGCCATGTTGCGCCAGAGCATCGCGGTCGGCCGGACCTGCGTCTCGCCCAGCGAGACCACCGGCAGCGTGAGCGGCACGCCCCCGGCCTCCCAGACGCCCTGCTTCACGTGCTCGCCGACCTCGGTCAGGTGGCTGTTGCACGGGGTGAGGTCCGAGGCGGTGTTCGCGATCGCGATCTGCGGCCGGCCGGCGAACGCGGCGGCCGGGGCGCCGCGGCGCATCCAGGCGCGGTGGATGTAGGAGTTGCGGTCCTGACCCGCGTACCAGGCGTCGCTGCGGAGAGCCATGCCCCCGATTCTGCCGACAGCCGGGGACCATGACGCGGTGAGCATGCGGGCGTTCGTCATCACCGGTCCCGGCGCGGCCGAGATCCGCGAGGTCGAGCGGCCGGTGCCGGGGCCGGGGCAGGTCGTCGTCGACGTCGAGCGGGCCGGCGTCTGCGGGACGGATGCGGAGTTCTTCTCCGGCGAGATGGCGTACCTGCACAGCGGGCAGGCCCACTACCCGATCCGGATCGGGCACGAGTGGAGCGGCACGGTCGCCGCCCCCGGCCCGGGCGTGGATCCCGGCTGGGCCGGGCGCCGGGTCACCGGCGACACCATGCTCGGCTGCGGCCGCTGCCCGCGCTGCCGGTCCGGGCGTCAGCACCTGTGCGCCGACCGGTACGAGATCGGCATCCGCGGCGGCTGGCCCGGCGCGCTGGCCGAGCAGCTGCTGGTGCCGGCCCGGGCCCTGCACGCGCTGCCGGACACCGTCGACCCGGCGCTCGGCGCGCTGGTGGAGCCGGGCGGGACCGCGCTGCGGGCGGTCCGGGCCGCCGACCTCGCGCCCGGCGAGCGGCTGCTGGTGCTGGGTCCGGGCACGATCGGGCTGCTGGTCGCGCTGATCGCCGCCGCGAAGGGGGCCGAGGTGCACCTGCTCGGGCTGCCCGGTCCGGGTCTCGGGTTCGCGGCCGGCCTCGCGCCGGCCTGGACGCTGGAGACGCTGCCGGCGCTGCCGTACGACGCGGTCGTGGACGCCTCGACCGCGGCCGCGCTGCCGGCCCTGGCGCTGGAGCGGGTCGAGCCCGGCCGCCGGGTCGTCTACATCGGACTGTCCGGCGAGCCGAGCCCGATCGACACCCGGGCGCTGGTGCTCAAGGACGTCACCGCCGTCGGCGTGCTCGGCGCGTCCGGCGGCCTGGCCAGCACCATCGACCTGTACGCGACCGGCGCCGTCGACCCGCGCCCACTGGTCGCCGCGACCGTCGGGCTCGACGAGGCCGCGGCCGCGCTGGCCGGGCGGCGGGACCCCGGCTGGGGTCCCGGCCCGAAGGTCCACATCGACCCGCGCCGTTAGTCAGGCCCTCCCGAAACGGCGGGTCTGGCGGCCCGGCAGCCCCTTCGCGAAGTGGCTGCGGACCTCCGGCCGGGTCACGAACCAGAGCAGCCCGGCCAGCACCAGCACCTGCAGCCCTTCCAGCGTCCGCATCCAGACCGGGTACGGCGTGAACTGCGCCAGCAGCAGCACGACGATGCCGATCGACCCGAGCAGGATCACCCGCCGGTACGCCCACCGCCGGCCCCGCAGCAGCGCCCGGACCAGGAAGACGTACACGACGCTGACCACGACGTTGCTGATGATCCGGCTGTAGATGCTGACGGTGTAGCTGTGGCGCAGCGACTCGCGCTGGGCCGGGTCGGTGATGTGCCGGTGGTCCAGCTGGTACGCGACCACGCTGTGCCGGGCGATCAGCACCACGATCGTGAGCAGGATCGACAGGCCGAGGTTGGTCAGCAGCAGGACCATCACCGGCCGCAGCGCCCGCGGCGGTGGCGGCCCCTGGGCGTACTCAGGCTCCGGCGGCGGCGGTGGCGCGGGCTCGAACTGGGACATGGTGGTCATTCTGCGCCACCCCGGCGAACCGGGGCGGCGCAGTCCGCCTTACAACTCCGCGACCACCGGGATGACGCGCTCGCCGAGGAGCGTCAGCGGCGTGATCGAGGCGACG includes the following:
- a CDS encoding aminoglycoside phosphotransferase family protein is translated as MDPTHRPLRPRRRHPRGRPSRPPPPPGPPVTQPWLDHLVRAGFPGAAPLGAGMEGAVYRLGDGTVAKVWRRRTPAELLLWQAYYTDVAAAGLPFATPEILRVDEVDGTAVTIERELPGRPLDEWTAWPGGPDAGAGSEDSARDRDRPDADDGVLGILRALAGVPGTAAMRALPVLDEDRPFRRDGEDFPAALAGLLARRTARSGALLRAHVPDFDRRYAAVADRLAALDPGPDTLVHGDLVAPNIHVDDTGRPVAVLDFGFLSTAGDPRFEAGVTAAILDMYGPDAAAATETRTDRYAARLGHPAEVLRLYRAAYGIATADVFSADGSDGHFAWCVRRLTCPEVTAALGL
- a CDS encoding dienelactone hydrolase family protein; translated protein: MSEENPRQNVTFASNGNQAHGYLATPAAGSGPGVVLIQEWWGLDDHMAEVADRLAAEGLVTLVPDLYGGRVAHDADDAGKFMSELPADRAARDLGGAVDHLLASDAVTSAKVGIIGFCMGGGFVLQMAAQQGDRIAAAVPFYGVSGGEPPQYSAITAPVQGHYGEDDAFYPVEQARQQEATIRAESQAPVEFFYYPAGHAFLNDKDKLGTYDKDSADLAWQRAVAFLTANVA
- a CDS encoding isochorismatase family cysteine hydrolase → MTQALLLMDLQNAVVDRFEATDAYLDRVVATQERAEQAAVPVILVRVAFGPGYPEVSPRNKIFAGLRDRPGMTTDHPGSEPHERLLRGKGEIVVTKKRVSAFAGSDLELILRAHDVTSLVLGGIATSGVVLSTVREAADRDYELTVLEDLCLDGDDEVHRVLVGKVFPRQATVGTSADWRP
- a CDS encoding dihydroxy-acid dehydratase, with protein sequence MALRSDAWYAGQDRNSYIHRAWMRRGAPAAAFAGRPQIAIANTASDLTPCNSHLTEVGEHVKQGVWEAGGVPLTLPVVSLGETQVRPTAMLWRNMAAMATEEMLRANPIDGVVLLGGCDKTIPSLLMAAASVDLPAVVVPGGPMLTGTFRGVPLGCGTDVWRLSEEVRAGTLSAAAFLDSESSMIRSRGHCNTMGTASTMGLLAEALGATLPGTAGLPAPDSRLLAAAHETGRLAVEMVEAERRPSRVLTAGSFRNAIVALAALGGSTNAVVHLLAIAGRLGVPLSLDDFDRIGSGVPLLTDLQPAGRHLMEDFHRAGGLHAVLRQVRDLLDPEALTVTGRPLVDELGPGEIWDPEVIRTRAEPLQPDAGIAVLRGNLAPAGAIIKPAAASPHLLRHRGRAVVFDSVEDVHARLDDPDLDVDADSVLVLRGCGPRGYPGMPEVANLPLPSKLLRAGVRDMVRVCDGRMSGTAYGTVVLHVAPEAAAGGPLDRVRTGDPIVLDVAARRLEVDLPAGELEAREPSAALQAALATPRRGWERLYVDTVQGADTGADLDFLIGSSGDAVARDSH
- a CDS encoding alcohol dehydrogenase catalytic domain-containing protein, with translation MRAFVITGPGAAEIREVERPVPGPGQVVVDVERAGVCGTDAEFFSGEMAYLHSGQAHYPIRIGHEWSGTVAAPGPGVDPGWAGRRVTGDTMLGCGRCPRCRSGRQHLCADRYEIGIRGGWPGALAEQLLVPARALHALPDTVDPALGALVEPGGTALRAVRAADLAPGERLLVLGPGTIGLLVALIAAAKGAEVHLLGLPGPGLGFAAGLAPAWTLETLPALPYDAVVDASTAAALPALALERVEPGRRVVYIGLSGEPSPIDTRALVLKDVTAVGVLGASGGLASTIDLYATGAVDPRPLVAATVGLDEAAAALAGRRDPGWGPGPKVHIDPRR